GGCCCTCGAACGGTACCTCGCCCAGTGTGTCCAACGTCCGTGGGTCGAACTCATTGGCCAGGGGCTGCTCCGCGAAGGCGAAGTAACGCCCGGCCATCCGGGCCACGTTGACGTTGGTGTTGTCCGTGAGGTTCGGTGAGTAGGCCGCGAAGTGCCGTCCGAAGAGCTGCTCGCAGGGGTCGTAGCCGAACTGCTTTCCGTAGAGCTGGTCCTTGGTGGTGGCCAGGTCGTACGCCGTCGTGCGCAGGAACTTGTTGGCGTACTTCACCCGGCCGTCGGCGAAGGAGAACGCGTGCAGCATCGCCAGACCGTTGAACCAGTGCGTGAGCCGGTAGTCGCCGACCTCGAACTTCGCCGGCCCGTTGCGCAGCAGGGTGCCGCTCAGCCAGCCGGGGAGGGCCCCTCTGACCGGCAGCCGGTCCAGCGACACCTCCCGGTCCAGGGTGGTGAAGCCGGCGAAGTCCGGCAGCGGCGGCCTGGCGGTGCTCATCGTGTCTCCTTGGCGTCGAAGGTCATCGGCATCACGTGGGGACCGCGGAAGGTGGGGGTGGCCGTCCGGTGGACACCGGAGAGGTCGACGCCCGGTCCGGTCACCCGCTCCAGGAAGCTCCGTACGGCGATCTCGTTGACGAGCTGCCCGAGTCGGCCGCCCAGGCAGTAGTGGGCCCCGTGGCCCAGTGCGAGGTTCGGGGTGCGTGGACGGTCCAGGTCGATCCGGTCGGGGCCGGGGAAGACCGCCGGGTCGCGGTGGGCAGCGCCGATCCAGACAAACACCTCCTGGCCCGCCTCGATGAGCCGGCCGCCGAGTTCCACCGGCTCGGTCGCGCGTCGTTTGGTCAGCTGCACCGAGCTGTCGTACCGCATGAACTCGGGCGTGGCCGCGGGCACGAGGGACGGGTCGGCGGCGACCTTGCCGTACACCTCCGGCTGGGCCAGCAGGGCCAGCACGGTGTTCCCGATCTGGTGGGCGGTCGTCGTCTGGCCGGCTGTCAGCAGGAAGATCAGGTTGCCCAGCAACTCCTCCTCGCTACTGAACCCGCCGTCGTCCCAGGCGTCGGCCACGGTCTGCATCAGGTCGTCGGTGCGCCGCCTGCGGCGCAGGGCCAGCTGCCCGCGGAAGTAGTCCATGTACTTCCCGATCCCGGCCAGGTGGTACTCCGGGTGCTCTTTGCTGAGCGGACCCTCGTCCACGAGCAGTCCCCAGCTGAGGATGAACTTCCAGACCGTGCCCCGGTCCTCCCGGGGGACGCCGAGGACCTGGCAGACCGTCTCGGACGGCAGTGCCAGGGCGTAGTCCGCCATGAAGTCCATTTCCCCACGGTGCAGTACGGCGTCCAGCAGCCGGTGCGCGGCCCGCTCGATGTCCCCTCGCATCGCGTCCACGGCCCGCGGCAGGAACGGCTGGGACATCGCCTTGCGGATGCGCTGGTGGTCCGGCGCGTCGCTGACGAACACCTGGGTGTGCAGGGCGCGCAGGGGGGACGCGGTGCGCTCGGTGCCGGTCGCCGGGTCCCACTGGGGGCGGTGGGCGGAGAACCGCGCGTCGCGCAACGCGGTGAGAGCCGTTTCGTAGCCGGTCACCATCCAGGCCCCGGCGTCGCCCATCTGCGGGTCCCAGAGCACTGGGTCCCTCTCACGGGCCCGCCGGTAGAGCGGATACGGGTCGTCGATGAACTCGGGCCGGTACACCCCTGACAGCGACACTTCGGGGGCGGTCGGCCGTGGCTGCGTCATCGCTGATCTCCTCGGTAGGTGACGCCAGAAAGACGGAGTGCACGGTTGTCGCCGTCTGCCGCGGACACCGTCCAGCGCCCGGCGCCCGGGCTTCCCCGGACGACGAGCGCCGCGCCCGGGGCCGCCGGTGAGGGGATCCCGCCCCGGACCTCGAGGCGCCGGACCGTGAGCGCGGCGCCCGGGGCGTGCTCCGCCGTCCGGCGGAAGACGTTCTCCAGGGCGGTCAGCGGGAGTGTGCTGACCGGCCAGCTGGGCAGCACCCACAAATCGCCGGCCGGCGTCTCACGGACCTCGGCCGTGCACGTGTCCTGCGGCCCGGTGCGCCAGCGGGCGCCCCGCAGGACCAGACCCGACCAGCGCAGGGGAAGCCCTGCCGCGCCAAGGTGCGGGGGGTGGCGGGCGGCGTCGGTGCCGGCCTCAGCGGCGTCGTCGGTGTCGGCCTCGCCGTCGGCGTACGGCTCCCCGGTTCCGTCCGCGTCGCCGCCCTGTCCGGCGTACGGCTCACTCGGAGCGTCCGCGCGGCGGTACGCCAGGCACAGCCGGGCGGCCTCGTGGCCGGTGTCGGCGTGGTGAAAGCGGACGTGAGCGGTCCAGCGGCCGTCGGCGTAGCCCGCGGTGACCGACCGTCGAAGGGCGATGCGGCCGTGCCGGAGGCGGAGTTCCGGGAGGGCGACGTACACGTCCTCCAGGCTCTGCAGGGCCAGCGGGGTGTAGTCCTCCGGCTGCACCCAGGCGGCGCCTCGTACCGCGTTCTCCAGCAGCAGGGACACCGGCAGCGCGGGCTCCCCGCCGACCAGTACGTCGTTCAGGACGGGGGCGTGCGCGCTGTCCAGGGCGAACAGCGCTTCCTGCGCTGTATGCGGCACGTGGGTGCGCAGATCGCCCAGGTGGAACACGGCCGACAGCACGTCTCGGTGGCCCGGCAGATCCGCGCTCACCCGGTATCCGCGGCTCTGGAGCGGGCCGAGCGCGCGGCCCAGCGGGCCGATGTAGGTGATCTCGCCGCGGGAGGCGGCCGTCAGTTCCCGCGTCCACAGGTCGAGCCCCTCCTGCACGTCGAGCGCGGCCATGTAGCGCAGCGTGGCCTCGAAGTTGGCGACCATGCCGAGCCGGTCCCAGGTGGGCCAGCACAGCGTCATGACGGGGAACGCGACCCGCGCCTGGGCCCAGAGGCCGAGGCGGGCCAGTCCGTCGTTCGCGGCGGCGTAGTCGAGCTGGCCGACCATGCCGCCCAGCCGTCCGGTGAGGGAGCCGACGTTGCAGAAGAACTTGAGGGGCAGCTCGCGTACCGCGCAGAAGAGGTTGACGAAACCGTCCACCTTGGTCGCGACCGTGCTCAGGAACTCGTCGTCGGTCTTCTTGGGCAGCCGCGCGGGCGTGTCGACGCCCGCGTTGTGCACGACGGCGGTGATCGCCTTCCCGTACCGGGCGACCAGGGCCGCGGTCTGGTCGCGGTCCGTGACGTCGCACACCGTGTAGGAGATGCGCAGGCCGGCCCGCCGGGCCTGGTCCAGATGCCGGACCAGTTCCCGGTCGCGCCGGGCGGCGTCGACGGCGGTGCGGACGGCGGCCAGCCCGCGGCCCTGCCGCCGCTGCGCCCACAGGCTCTGCTCATAGACCTTGAACTGCTCGTCGTCGAGCGCTCGGGACGGGTCGTCCGGGCCGGGCAGCGGGCCGCGCCCGGTGACGACCACCCGGCAGCCGTGGCGGGCCGCGAGCGTCCGGGCGAGCCGCCAGCCGATGCCGCGTCCGCCGCCCGAGAGCAGCACCAGGTCCCCGGTGTCCAGGGACAGCCCCGGCGGGCCGGCGTCCTCCGGGGCCGCCTCCAGGGTGCGGCGGCGCCCCGCACGGTAGCCGACCTCGAACAGGCCCCAGCGGTACAGCTCATGGGTGATCCGGCGCGGCAGCTCCGCCAGGTCGGCGGGGTCGGTGTCCACGACTCGGGTGTTGCAGTTGGCGATCTCCCGGTGCACGGTCTTGGCGAGGCCGGCCCAGATGCCGCCGAGCGGCTGCTCGGCCGTTGCGGCGTCGTCGGGAGCGTCGTATCCCATGGCACCGCCGAGGTAGGTGACGACGACATAGAAGAGCAGGTGCGCGTCCGGTTCGCGCCGCCAGTACGGGTAGCAGGCCCGCAGCGCTGTCACCGAGCGCAGCAGCGACCGGCGGTAGCCGTGGTGTTCTCCCGGTACGAAGGGTTCGGCGTGCCCCAGGTCCACCAGCCCGTCGGGCGCCTCGCCCGCGACCGGCCACCGCCCCGATTCGTCGGCGTGGGCCTCGGCGCCCGCGGCCCGCAGGGCGTCGCAGACGGCGCGGGCCAGCTGGTGTGTGCCGCCGAAGACGAGCACCCTGGCCCCGCGCAGGGCCGGCGCCGGATGCGGCGGCGGACCGGACGCGGTGACGGTCCGCCACCGGACGCGGCGCACCGGGGCCACGGCCGACGCCGGGGGGCGGGTCGTCGCGGGCACCGGCCAGGAGACGGTGCTCATGCCGTGGGCGCCTTCCGCTCCGCCGGCCTGATGTGCATGAGGACACCGGGCTGCGGTCGGAGCGAGACCAGCGCCGCGGGGCTGACCGGGCGGCCCGCGACCAGCTGGAGCCGGTAGCGCTGCACCACCATGGCGACGGCGAGGCGCAGTTCCAGCAGGGCCAGGTCCATTCCGATGCACTTGCGGGCGCCGCCGCCGAAGGGGAAGTAGTCGTAACGGTCACGCTGCCTGGGCGTGCTGCGGGCACCGCTCCCGTTCTCGTCTGCGGTCCCGCTTCCGGTCCCGCCTCCGTTCGCGCTCCCGATTTCGTCTGGGCTCCCGTCTCCGCTGTTCGTGGGGCGGACGGCGTGGGCAGGGCAGAAACGTTCCGGGTCGAACGCCTCCGGGTTGTCCCACACGGCCGGGTTGTGGTGGGCCGCGTACACCGGGACGATCACCGTGCTGCCGGCCGAGATGTGGTAACCGCCGACCCGGTCATCGGCGACCGCGTCCCGCGGAAACAGCCAGATGGGCGGATACAGACGCAGCGACTCGTCGACGACCGCCCGCAGATACGGCAGGTCGTCCACGTCCTCGGCCGTGGGCACCCGGCCGCCGAGCACCTCGGTCAGCTCGGCGTCGAGCCTGCGCCGGACGTCCTCGTGCTGGGCGACCGCGTACAGCGTCCAGGTGAGGGCGCAGCCGGTGGTCTCGTGGCCGGCGAGGAACAGCGTCTTGAGCTCGGCCCGTATCTGCCGCTGGTTGAACGGTTCGCCGGTGACCTCGTGCGTCGCCTTCAAAAGCGCGGAGACCACGCTGTCGGGGCTGCCCTCGCCGCGCCGGTGGAGGTCGATGATCTCGTCCATGACGTCGTTGAGGACCTGCTGATGACCCTTGAGGCGGCGCTGGTAGGCGGTGGGCACCCAGCGGGGCAGCAACTGCTTGACCTCGCCGGTGAGGATCATGGCCTTCAGCGAGAAGCGGACCGCGGGCAGCAACCGGTCCGCGTACCGGCGCAGGTCCACGCCGAACAGCATGCGGCCCAGCACACCCATCGCCAGCCACATCATGTCGTCGGTGATGTCGACCGGGTCGCCCGAGCGCGCGCTGGGCTCCCATCGCGCCAGCAGCTCCTCCACCGTGTCGGTGACGGTGCCGGAGCGCGCGCGCAGCCCGGCCCGGTGGAAGAAGGGCCGACTGACCGCGCGACGGGTCCGCCACTCCGCGCCGTCGGTGGTGAGCATCCCCCGGCCGAAGAACAGGTTGAAGCCCCGGTAGAACCTGCCGCGCACGTAGTTGCGCGCGTTGTCCTGGAGGACCTGCTTGACGGCCTCGGGTTCGGTCACCTGATGGACGAGGTAGGGACCCATCTTCATCCGGGCCACGCCGCCGTACTGGCGTTGAAGCTCCGTCAGCAGACGGAGGGTGTCCTTCTTGAAGCTGCTGAGCGCGCCGAACAGCACACTGCCGACGGGCCCGGGGGCCTGCTCTGCCTGCACGTGCCTCTGCTCCCCGGCCGCGTCCTTGGTCGTCGTCCGCTGCTCCATCAGCCGGCCTTCCTCGGGGTCTCGGTGTCGGCAAGGCCGGGAAGCGGTTGCTTGTCCGGGGAGTACAGGCGCCCGGAGACCGCGTCCAGGTAGCCGACGACGGTGGCGGAGACGTCCTTCATCTGGGCGACGACCCGGCCCTCGGGGGTGACGGCGAGGAACCGGTTTTCGGGTGCGTGTCCGGTCATTTCGAAGCCGGCGGGCGTGGCGTAGAGGTGGAGCCGGCCGTACCGCCTGGTCAGTTCGATGTCGTTGGCCTCCTCGTACAGATCCACCCGGCGGATGGACAGGGGTGCGGCGACGGGCACGAGCCGGCCGTCCTCCAGGTGCAGGACACCGGTGCGGGCCAGACCGTCGAGCAGGATCGCGGGGGTGGTGAACCGGGAGAGCGCGGGATCGTCGGCGGCGACGTCGGCCCGGTAGACGGAGCGTTTACCCAGGGGGTGCAGCCGGGTCTGCGCGGTGGAGACGAAGGGGCCCGTCAGGGACACCGGCGACGCCGGGGCATGGTATGGGTCGAGGACCGGGACGTCGTCGCCGTCGTCCCAGTGCTGCCAGCCCGGGGCCTCGGGCAGCTCGCTGCGCAGCAGCACCCGCGCGGTGAAGTGCACCCTGTCCTTCACCAGCAGGACGCCGCCGGGCGCCCGTACGTCTGCGGTCACGGACACCTCGACCACGGTGAGTTCGTCGCCGCGTTCCAGCACCCGGGCGGTGATCTTCTTGGGGTCGGGGGCCGACCGGACGGCGTTGTGGACGCGCAGGAAGTGTTCGAACCGGAGGTCCTCCAGGGCGACGGCCCTGAGGCCGGGCGCCAGGTGGCGCGCCGCCTCCGCGGCGATCTCCACGACGAACGTGCCCGGCAGGGTCGGTACGCCGCGGACGGTGTGGTGGGCGAGGTAGCCGTCGGTGCTCAGGTCGAAGGCACAGGCGAAGACCGCCGAGTCTGCGTCCGAAGACAGCGTCTCGCGCAGGTAGAACGTACCCTTGCCGGCGCCCTCCGGCACGGACCCGCCCGACGCGGTCACGCAGGACGCGGTCGCGCAGGACGCGGTCGCGCAGGACGCTTGACGGTCCAAATAACCGGGATAGAAACCCTCGATCGTCTCCCGCTCCGCCGCCCCTATGTGCACCACCGACGCCGTACGGCGCTCGGCGTGGAGCTCCTGGAGGAAATGGTGCACGCCTTCGCGCACCGGCATGTGGCTGTAGGAGCCGGCGCGTTTGAAGTACGCCTTGGTCAGCTCGTTGGCTCCCATGCCCACGCCGTCCCAGAGCGTCCAGCCGACGGTGAACTCGTCGGCCCCGTGCGCGGCGGCGTCGACCGCGGCCGCTGCCAGGTAGTCGTTGCCCGAGGCGTAGTCTGGCTCGCCGAGCTGGCCGAAGTGGCCGAGCAGGGAACCGAAGTTGCACCATGTCGCCGGGGACCGGCC
The Streptomyces sp. NBC_01485 genome window above contains:
- a CDS encoding cytochrome P450; the protein is MTQPRPTAPEVSLSGVYRPEFIDDPYPLYRRARERDPVLWDPQMGDAGAWMVTGYETALTALRDARFSAHRPQWDPATGTERTASPLRALHTQVFVSDAPDHQRIRKAMSQPFLPRAVDAMRGDIERAAHRLLDAVLHRGEMDFMADYALALPSETVCQVLGVPREDRGTVWKFILSWGLLVDEGPLSKEHPEYHLAGIGKYMDYFRGQLALRRRRRTDDLMQTVADAWDDGGFSSEEELLGNLIFLLTAGQTTTAHQIGNTVLALLAQPEVYGKVAADPSLVPAATPEFMRYDSSVQLTKRRATEPVELGGRLIEAGQEVFVWIGAAHRDPAVFPGPDRIDLDRPRTPNLALGHGAHYCLGGRLGQLVNEIAVRSFLERVTGPGVDLSGVHRTATPTFRGPHVMPMTFDAKETR
- a CDS encoding SDR family NAD(P)-dependent oxidoreductase, whose protein sequence is MSTVSWPVPATTRPPASAVAPVRRVRWRTVTASGPPPHPAPALRGARVLVFGGTHQLARAVCDALRAAGAEAHADESGRWPVAGEAPDGLVDLGHAEPFVPGEHHGYRRSLLRSVTALRACYPYWRREPDAHLLFYVVVTYLGGAMGYDAPDDAATAEQPLGGIWAGLAKTVHREIANCNTRVVDTDPADLAELPRRITHELYRWGLFEVGYRAGRRRTLEAAPEDAGPPGLSLDTGDLVLLSGGGRGIGWRLARTLAARHGCRVVVTGRGPLPGPDDPSRALDDEQFKVYEQSLWAQRRQGRGLAAVRTAVDAARRDRELVRHLDQARRAGLRISYTVCDVTDRDQTAALVARYGKAITAVVHNAGVDTPARLPKKTDDEFLSTVATKVDGFVNLFCAVRELPLKFFCNVGSLTGRLGGMVGQLDYAAANDGLARLGLWAQARVAFPVMTLCWPTWDRLGMVANFEATLRYMAALDVQEGLDLWTRELTAASRGEITYIGPLGRALGPLQSRGYRVSADLPGHRDVLSAVFHLGDLRTHVPHTAQEALFALDSAHAPVLNDVLVGGEPALPVSLLLENAVRGAAWVQPEDYTPLALQSLEDVYVALPELRLRHGRIALRRSVTAGYADGRWTAHVRFHHADTGHEAARLCLAYRRADAPSEPYAGQGGDADGTGEPYADGEADTDDAAEAGTDAARHPPHLGAAGLPLRWSGLVLRGARWRTGPQDTCTAEVRETPAGDLWVLPSWPVSTLPLTALENVFRRTAEHAPGAALTVRRLEVRGGIPSPAAPGAALVVRGSPGAGRWTVSAADGDNRALRLSGVTYRGDQR
- a CDS encoding cytochrome P450 is translated as MEQRTTTKDAAGEQRHVQAEQAPGPVGSVLFGALSSFKKDTLRLLTELQRQYGGVARMKMGPYLVHQVTEPEAVKQVLQDNARNYVRGRFYRGFNLFFGRGMLTTDGAEWRTRRAVSRPFFHRAGLRARSGTVTDTVEELLARWEPSARSGDPVDITDDMMWLAMGVLGRMLFGVDLRRYADRLLPAVRFSLKAMILTGEVKQLLPRWVPTAYQRRLKGHQQVLNDVMDEIIDLHRRGEGSPDSVVSALLKATHEVTGEPFNQRQIRAELKTLFLAGHETTGCALTWTLYAVAQHEDVRRRLDAELTEVLGGRVPTAEDVDDLPYLRAVVDESLRLYPPIWLFPRDAVADDRVGGYHISAGSTVIVPVYAAHHNPAVWDNPEAFDPERFCPAHAVRPTNSGDGSPDEIGSANGGGTGSGTADENGSGARSTPRQRDRYDYFPFGGGARKCIGMDLALLELRLAVAMVVQRYRLQLVAGRPVSPAALVSLRPQPGVLMHIRPAERKAPTA